In one window of Notolabrus celidotus isolate fNotCel1 chromosome 17, fNotCel1.pri, whole genome shotgun sequence DNA:
- the LOC117828873 gene encoding protein shisa-2 has protein sequence MWGGGGLPMYVTVIATLLLVIINVKASGEYCHGFHDSQGAWKEGFQCPEKIDGEDSIICCGKCELRYCCSSTDARLDQGSCDNDRQDPGTESKEDKDSGAVPIYVPFLIVGSVFVAFILVGSVVAVCCCRCLRPKQELSSGGATGGGAGGGRLLETIPMMASSGTSRGSSSRQSSTATSSSSSAPPAAPRQVPPPLMRAQASCCLPPDASVFVNMPTNFSVLNCQQATQIMPHQGQFLHPQYIGYAHPVAATAAFLDPTQGGYRPLQSPCPPPTIGSSVNSDQKFPPVTV, from the exons ATgtggggaggaggaggtttaCCGATGTATGTCACCGTGATCGCGACTCTTCTCTTGGTCATCATTAACGTGAAAGCCAGTGGAGAGTATTGCCACGGCTTTCACGACTCACAGGGCGCGTGGAAAGAAGGTTTCCAGTGCCCTGAGAAGATCGACGGCGAGGACTCGATCATCTGCTGCGGGAAATGCGAGCTGCGCTACTGCTGCTCCAGTACGGACGCGCGGCTGGATCAGGGGAGCTGCGACAACGACCGGCAAGATCCAGGGACAGAGAGCAAGGAGGACAAGGATTCTGGTGCAG tgccCATCTACGTGCCCTTCCTGATTGTGGGCTCTGTCTTTGTGGCTTTCATCCTGGTGGGCTCTGTGGTCGCTGtgtgctgctgccgctgcctcCGACCCAAACAGGAGCTTTCATCAGGAGGTGCGACAGGAGGCGGAGCCGGTGGCGGACGCCTTTTGGAGACCATCCCTATGATGGCCAGCTCAGGGACCTCCAGAGGCTCGTCATCCCGCCAGTCCAGCACGGCAACCTCGTCCAGCTCCTCCGCCCCACCGGCTGCTCCCCGCCAAGTTCCCCCTCCTCTCATGCGGGCTCAGGCCTCCTGCTGCCTGCCCCCTGACGCCAGCGTCTTCGTCAACATGCCCACTAACTTCTCTGTGCTCAACTGCCAGCAGGCCACACAAATCATGCCTCACCAGGGGCAGTTTCTGCACCCGCAGTACATTGGCTATGCCCATCCTGTGGCTGCCACAGCAGCCTTCCTGGACCCCACTCAGGGAGGATACAGACCTCTCCAGTCCCCCTGCCCGCCTCCTACCATTGGGTCCAGTGTCAACAGTGATCAGAAATTCCCTCCAGTTACTGTGTGA